The Rhododendron vialii isolate Sample 1 chromosome 8a, ASM3025357v1 genome has a window encoding:
- the LOC131335277 gene encoding uncharacterized protein LOC131335277 isoform X1 — protein sequence MCRRNPLCQLKRQLMSSLCLSLLLLTIFAFSVSTCTGGITSQTAPPSHRLLSGTPHNVDSEKFESKNSTKCSERIHRTSLLDRAFELLDVTFFNQTEMVEIEMGVKEFNQPIVTANRKLVASENGGLHNPSYLVFNGHWSSEPAQDMRKKFSYPSLSGVRRPESEEDIAFMSVLELGQLIRTKQISSEELTGIFLRRLKRYNPVLEAVITYTEELAYKQAKEADDLLAKGVYLGPLHGIPYGLKDIIAVPHYTTTWGSRTFKDQVLNIEAWVYKRLKSAGAVLVAKLVSGSLAYDDIWFGGRTRNPWNIEEYSTGSSAGPAACTSAGMVPFAIGSETAGSITFPAARCGVTALRPTFGTVGRTGVMSISESLDKLGPFCRGAADCTVVLDAIRGQDPDDLSSRNTSLDDPFLVDIAKLTVGYLGDAEMEVVSVLRSKGVNMVPFELNYTVESVQGILNFTMDVDMLAHFDEWQRSSQDDDYEAQDQWPVELRRARLIPAVDYVQAQRARGKLIREVKESFKVDAFVGNATDWERVCMGNLVGMPVIVIPTGFKNISNPPSSGTRRRTTITTGIYALPEHDHIALALAMAYQSVTDHHKRRPPIDDLGPNDSIPNPPTVTIPPRQLRG from the exons ATGTGTCGTCGGAATCCCCTCTGCCAGCTGAAACGTCAATTGATGTCGTCGTTGTGCCTGTCGTTGCTTCTCCTAACGATCTTCGCATTCTCTGTTTCTACGTGTACCGGCGGCATTACCTCCCAAACTGCACCACCATCCCACCGTCTTCTCTCCGGAACCCCCCACAACGTg GACAGTGAGAAGTTTGAATCCAAGAACTCCACTAAATGCTCGGAAAGGATTCACCGCACTTCACTCCTTGACAGAGCATTTGAATTACTCGATGTCACATTCTTCAACCAAActgag ATGGTGGAAATTGAGATGGGTGTAAAAGAGTTCAATCAACCAATAGTCACAGCCAACAGGAAACTGGTTGCTTCTGAAAATGGAGGGTTGCATAATCCATCTTATTTGGTTTTCAATGGACATTGGAGTAGCGAACCAGCTCAAGATATGAGGAAGAAGTTTAGTTATCCTTCTTTATCTGGCGTACGTAGGCCTGAAAGTGAAGAAGACATAGCTTTCATGAGT GTCCTTGAACTGGGGCAACTCATTAGGACAAAACAAATCTCTTCGGAGGAGCTTACAGGGATTTTCTTAAGGAGATTAAAGAG GTACAATCCTGTTCTTGAAGCTGTGATCACGTACACTGAAGAATTGGCATATAAGCAGGCAAAAGAGGCTGATGATTTGCTCGCGAAAGGAGTATACTTGG GTCCTCTCCATGGAATTCCATATGGATTGAAGGATATAATTGCAGTACCCCATTACACGACAACGTGGGGTTCAAGAACTTTCAAAGATCAAGTTCTAAATATTGAAGCTTGGGTCTACAAGAG GTTGAAGTCTGCAGGGGCAGTTCTGGTGGCAAAGCTCGTTTCAGGATCATTGGCCTACGACGACATCTGGTTTGGGGGCCGGACGAGGAACCCGTGGAATATTGAGGAGTACTCTACTGGTTCATCAGCTGGGCCTGCTGCCTGCACCTCAGCag GAATGGTTCCGTTTGCAATTGGTTCCGAAACAGCTGGATCGATCACCTTTCCTGCTGCTAGGTGTGGCGTAACTGCATTGCGTCCAACATTTGGTACTGTAGGTCGAACCGGTGTAATGAGCATATCTGAGAGCTTG GATAAGCTCGGCCCTTTCTGTAGAGGTGCTGCAGATTGCACGGTTGTTCTTGATGCCATTCGAGGCCAAGATCCAGACGATCTATCATCGAGAAATACATCCCTTGATGATCCATTTTTAGTCGACATTGCAAAATTAACCGTCGGATATCTTGGTGATGCTGAGATGGAG GTTGTTAGCGTGCTTCGGTCCAAGGGTGTTAATATGGTTCCCTTCGAACTGAATTACACTGTTGAATCCGTTCAAGGTATCTTGAATTTCACGATGGACGTGGATATGTTGGCTCACTTTGATGAGTGGCAGCGATCTAGCCAGGACGATGACTACGAAGCACAAGATCAATGGCCAGTTGAGCTTCGTCGTGCACGCTTGATTCCTGCGGTGGACTATGTTCAG GCGCAGAGAGCGCGAGGAAAACTAATTCGGGAGGTAAAGGAGAGCTTCAAAGTTGATGCATTTGTTGGCAATGCAACTGACTGGGAGAGAGTTTGTATGGGAAACCTTGTTGGCATGCCCGTAATCGTTATTCCAACAGGATTCAAAAACATATCGAATCCCCCTTCGAGCGGTACTCGTCGAAGAACTACCATCACGACCGGGATTTACGCTCTTCCGGAGCATGATCACATT GCTTTAGCTTTGGCCATGGCTTATCAGTCGGTCACCGATCATCATAAACGACGACCACCTATCGATGATCTCGGACCAAATGACTCGATACCAAATCCTCCAACGGTGACCATCCCTCCTAGACAATTGCGCGGTTGA
- the LOC131335277 gene encoding uncharacterized protein LOC131335277 isoform X2 has translation MCRRNPLCQLKRQLMSSLCLSLLLLTIFAFSVSTCTGGITSQTAPPSHRLLSGTPHNVKFESKNSTKCSERIHRTSLLDRAFELLDVTFFNQTEMVEIEMGVKEFNQPIVTANRKLVASENGGLHNPSYLVFNGHWSSEPAQDMRKKFSYPSLSGVRRPESEEDIAFMSVLELGQLIRTKQISSEELTGIFLRRLKRYNPVLEAVITYTEELAYKQAKEADDLLAKGVYLGPLHGIPYGLKDIIAVPHYTTTWGSRTFKDQVLNIEAWVYKRLKSAGAVLVAKLVSGSLAYDDIWFGGRTRNPWNIEEYSTGSSAGPAACTSAGMVPFAIGSETAGSITFPAARCGVTALRPTFGTVGRTGVMSISESLDKLGPFCRGAADCTVVLDAIRGQDPDDLSSRNTSLDDPFLVDIAKLTVGYLGDAEMEVVSVLRSKGVNMVPFELNYTVESVQGILNFTMDVDMLAHFDEWQRSSQDDDYEAQDQWPVELRRARLIPAVDYVQAQRARGKLIREVKESFKVDAFVGNATDWERVCMGNLVGMPVIVIPTGFKNISNPPSSGTRRRTTITTGIYALPEHDHIALALAMAYQSVTDHHKRRPPIDDLGPNDSIPNPPTVTIPPRQLRG, from the exons ATGTGTCGTCGGAATCCCCTCTGCCAGCTGAAACGTCAATTGATGTCGTCGTTGTGCCTGTCGTTGCTTCTCCTAACGATCTTCGCATTCTCTGTTTCTACGTGTACCGGCGGCATTACCTCCCAAACTGCACCACCATCCCACCGTCTTCTCTCCGGAACCCCCCACAACGTg AAGTTTGAATCCAAGAACTCCACTAAATGCTCGGAAAGGATTCACCGCACTTCACTCCTTGACAGAGCATTTGAATTACTCGATGTCACATTCTTCAACCAAActgag ATGGTGGAAATTGAGATGGGTGTAAAAGAGTTCAATCAACCAATAGTCACAGCCAACAGGAAACTGGTTGCTTCTGAAAATGGAGGGTTGCATAATCCATCTTATTTGGTTTTCAATGGACATTGGAGTAGCGAACCAGCTCAAGATATGAGGAAGAAGTTTAGTTATCCTTCTTTATCTGGCGTACGTAGGCCTGAAAGTGAAGAAGACATAGCTTTCATGAGT GTCCTTGAACTGGGGCAACTCATTAGGACAAAACAAATCTCTTCGGAGGAGCTTACAGGGATTTTCTTAAGGAGATTAAAGAG GTACAATCCTGTTCTTGAAGCTGTGATCACGTACACTGAAGAATTGGCATATAAGCAGGCAAAAGAGGCTGATGATTTGCTCGCGAAAGGAGTATACTTGG GTCCTCTCCATGGAATTCCATATGGATTGAAGGATATAATTGCAGTACCCCATTACACGACAACGTGGGGTTCAAGAACTTTCAAAGATCAAGTTCTAAATATTGAAGCTTGGGTCTACAAGAG GTTGAAGTCTGCAGGGGCAGTTCTGGTGGCAAAGCTCGTTTCAGGATCATTGGCCTACGACGACATCTGGTTTGGGGGCCGGACGAGGAACCCGTGGAATATTGAGGAGTACTCTACTGGTTCATCAGCTGGGCCTGCTGCCTGCACCTCAGCag GAATGGTTCCGTTTGCAATTGGTTCCGAAACAGCTGGATCGATCACCTTTCCTGCTGCTAGGTGTGGCGTAACTGCATTGCGTCCAACATTTGGTACTGTAGGTCGAACCGGTGTAATGAGCATATCTGAGAGCTTG GATAAGCTCGGCCCTTTCTGTAGAGGTGCTGCAGATTGCACGGTTGTTCTTGATGCCATTCGAGGCCAAGATCCAGACGATCTATCATCGAGAAATACATCCCTTGATGATCCATTTTTAGTCGACATTGCAAAATTAACCGTCGGATATCTTGGTGATGCTGAGATGGAG GTTGTTAGCGTGCTTCGGTCCAAGGGTGTTAATATGGTTCCCTTCGAACTGAATTACACTGTTGAATCCGTTCAAGGTATCTTGAATTTCACGATGGACGTGGATATGTTGGCTCACTTTGATGAGTGGCAGCGATCTAGCCAGGACGATGACTACGAAGCACAAGATCAATGGCCAGTTGAGCTTCGTCGTGCACGCTTGATTCCTGCGGTGGACTATGTTCAG GCGCAGAGAGCGCGAGGAAAACTAATTCGGGAGGTAAAGGAGAGCTTCAAAGTTGATGCATTTGTTGGCAATGCAACTGACTGGGAGAGAGTTTGTATGGGAAACCTTGTTGGCATGCCCGTAATCGTTATTCCAACAGGATTCAAAAACATATCGAATCCCCCTTCGAGCGGTACTCGTCGAAGAACTACCATCACGACCGGGATTTACGCTCTTCCGGAGCATGATCACATT GCTTTAGCTTTGGCCATGGCTTATCAGTCGGTCACCGATCATCATAAACGACGACCACCTATCGATGATCTCGGACCAAATGACTCGATACCAAATCCTCCAACGGTGACCATCCCTCCTAGACAATTGCGCGGTTGA
- the LOC131335277 gene encoding uncharacterized protein LOC131335277 isoform X3, whose amino-acid sequence MVEIEMGVKEFNQPIVTANRKLVASENGGLHNPSYLVFNGHWSSEPAQDMRKKFSYPSLSGVRRPESEEDIAFMSVLELGQLIRTKQISSEELTGIFLRRLKRYNPVLEAVITYTEELAYKQAKEADDLLAKGVYLGPLHGIPYGLKDIIAVPHYTTTWGSRTFKDQVLNIEAWVYKRLKSAGAVLVAKLVSGSLAYDDIWFGGRTRNPWNIEEYSTGSSAGPAACTSAGMVPFAIGSETAGSITFPAARCGVTALRPTFGTVGRTGVMSISESLDKLGPFCRGAADCTVVLDAIRGQDPDDLSSRNTSLDDPFLVDIAKLTVGYLGDAEMEVVSVLRSKGVNMVPFELNYTVESVQGILNFTMDVDMLAHFDEWQRSSQDDDYEAQDQWPVELRRARLIPAVDYVQAQRARGKLIREVKESFKVDAFVGNATDWERVCMGNLVGMPVIVIPTGFKNISNPPSSGTRRRTTITTGIYALPEHDHIALALAMAYQSVTDHHKRRPPIDDLGPNDSIPNPPTVTIPPRQLRG is encoded by the exons ATGGTGGAAATTGAGATGGGTGTAAAAGAGTTCAATCAACCAATAGTCACAGCCAACAGGAAACTGGTTGCTTCTGAAAATGGAGGGTTGCATAATCCATCTTATTTGGTTTTCAATGGACATTGGAGTAGCGAACCAGCTCAAGATATGAGGAAGAAGTTTAGTTATCCTTCTTTATCTGGCGTACGTAGGCCTGAAAGTGAAGAAGACATAGCTTTCATGAGT GTCCTTGAACTGGGGCAACTCATTAGGACAAAACAAATCTCTTCGGAGGAGCTTACAGGGATTTTCTTAAGGAGATTAAAGAG GTACAATCCTGTTCTTGAAGCTGTGATCACGTACACTGAAGAATTGGCATATAAGCAGGCAAAAGAGGCTGATGATTTGCTCGCGAAAGGAGTATACTTGG GTCCTCTCCATGGAATTCCATATGGATTGAAGGATATAATTGCAGTACCCCATTACACGACAACGTGGGGTTCAAGAACTTTCAAAGATCAAGTTCTAAATATTGAAGCTTGGGTCTACAAGAG GTTGAAGTCTGCAGGGGCAGTTCTGGTGGCAAAGCTCGTTTCAGGATCATTGGCCTACGACGACATCTGGTTTGGGGGCCGGACGAGGAACCCGTGGAATATTGAGGAGTACTCTACTGGTTCATCAGCTGGGCCTGCTGCCTGCACCTCAGCag GAATGGTTCCGTTTGCAATTGGTTCCGAAACAGCTGGATCGATCACCTTTCCTGCTGCTAGGTGTGGCGTAACTGCATTGCGTCCAACATTTGGTACTGTAGGTCGAACCGGTGTAATGAGCATATCTGAGAGCTTG GATAAGCTCGGCCCTTTCTGTAGAGGTGCTGCAGATTGCACGGTTGTTCTTGATGCCATTCGAGGCCAAGATCCAGACGATCTATCATCGAGAAATACATCCCTTGATGATCCATTTTTAGTCGACATTGCAAAATTAACCGTCGGATATCTTGGTGATGCTGAGATGGAG GTTGTTAGCGTGCTTCGGTCCAAGGGTGTTAATATGGTTCCCTTCGAACTGAATTACACTGTTGAATCCGTTCAAGGTATCTTGAATTTCACGATGGACGTGGATATGTTGGCTCACTTTGATGAGTGGCAGCGATCTAGCCAGGACGATGACTACGAAGCACAAGATCAATGGCCAGTTGAGCTTCGTCGTGCACGCTTGATTCCTGCGGTGGACTATGTTCAG GCGCAGAGAGCGCGAGGAAAACTAATTCGGGAGGTAAAGGAGAGCTTCAAAGTTGATGCATTTGTTGGCAATGCAACTGACTGGGAGAGAGTTTGTATGGGAAACCTTGTTGGCATGCCCGTAATCGTTATTCCAACAGGATTCAAAAACATATCGAATCCCCCTTCGAGCGGTACTCGTCGAAGAACTACCATCACGACCGGGATTTACGCTCTTCCGGAGCATGATCACATT GCTTTAGCTTTGGCCATGGCTTATCAGTCGGTCACCGATCATCATAAACGACGACCACCTATCGATGATCTCGGACCAAATGACTCGATACCAAATCCTCCAACGGTGACCATCCCTCCTAGACAATTGCGCGGTTGA